The Primulina tabacum isolate GXHZ01 chromosome 16, ASM2559414v2, whole genome shotgun sequence genome window below encodes:
- the LOC142529141 gene encoding uncharacterized protein LOC142529141, with the protein MAGNMSFEASNSMPETEGDNPLKRNLKDVGWEFADLVDPKNLDKLKCKLCGKITSGGIYRMKQHIAHIKGNVAPCKNSSNEDKEKCKNAIEDARTKKKQKNTNEVAVREEVVLDEYEEDGESLEKRRNPLTLGPMDRFASAIDPDSGLSGSKKTKQQQNILDGLWKQRTHSMHQYVARWVYESGIPFHAIDNDSFKRFVEAVGQFGPGYHPPTQYLLREPLSKKEVERTKGLLKKQEEEWALNGCSILTDAWTDRKRRSIMNLCVNCREGTTFLSSRVASDEAHTGNYIFEYVDKCIEEVGPQNVVQVVTDNASNNMAAKDLLKEKRPHIFWISCATHTVNLMLQGIGNQPKFKGVIEKAKCFTIFIYAHHKTLSMMRKFTKKRDIVRPGITRFATAFLTLQSLMEKKNELKAMVTSEEWNACKHSKSVKGKVTYNTALSVSFWNGVSFCLKVFAPLVKVLRLVDGDKKPSMGFLYGELVRARDEIKAVFKN; encoded by the coding sequence ATGGCTGGTAATATGTCTTTTGAAGCATCTAATTCAATGCCAGAGACGGAGGGTGATAACCCTTTGAAGCGTAATTTGAAAGATGTTGGATGGGAATTTGCGGACTTGGTGGATCCTAAAAATTTGGATAAGTTGAAATGTAAGTTATGTGGAAAAATTACTAGTGGTGGAATTTATCGGATGAAACAACATATTGCCCATATCAAAGGAAATGTTGCCCCGTGTAAGAATTCTTCGAACGAGGATAAAGAGAAGTGTAAGAATGCCATTGAAGACGCAAGAAcaaaaaagaaacaaaagaaTACAAATGAAGTGGCGGTGAGAGAAGAAGTTGTTCTTGATGAATATGAGGAAGATGGAGAGAGTCTAGAAAAAAGAAGGAATCCACTTACTCTTGGTCCTATGGACCGATTTGCATCTGCCATTGACCCTGATTCCGGTTTGAGTGGAAGTAAGAAGACGAAACAACAACAAAATATTCTTGATGGACTTTGGAAGCAAAGGACACATAGCATGCATCAATATGTAGCTCGATGGGTGTATGAGTCCGGTATTCCTTTTCATGCCATTGACAATGATAGCTTCAAGAGGTTTGTGGAAGCGGTTGGTCAATTTGGACCAGGTTATCATCCTCCAACTCAATACCTATTAAGGGAGCCTTTATCGAAAAAAGAGGTAGAAAGAACTAAAGGTCTAttaaaaaaacaagaagaagaatGGGCTTTGAATGGTTGCTCAATCTTGACCGATGCTTGGACCGACCGGAAAAGAAGAAGTATTATGAATTTGTGTGTCAATTGTAGGGAAGGCACAACTTTTCTTTCTTCTAGGGTGGCATCAGATGAAGCACACACCGGgaattatatatttgaatatgTGGACAAGTGCATTGAAGAAGTTGGGCCACAAAATGTAGTTCAAGTTGTAACGGACAATGCTTCAAATAATATGGCGGCGAAAGATTTGTTGAAGGAGAAGAGGCCACATATATTTTGGATTTCATGTGCAACTCACACAGTTAATCTTATGCTTCAAGGCATTGGGAACCAACCTAAGTTTAAAGGGGTGATTGAGAAGGCGAAATGCTTCACCATATTTATTTATGCACATCACAAGACATTGTCAATGATGAGGAAGTTCACCAAAAAAAGAGACATTGTGAGGCCGGGAATAACAAGATTTGCAACCGCTTTTCTAACTTTGCAAAGTTTGatggaaaagaaaaatgaattgaAAGCTATGGTTACTAGTGAAGAATGGAATGCATGCAAACATTCAAAGAGTGTAAAGGGGAAGGTGACATATAATACCGCTTTGAGTGTCTCTTTTTGGAATGGGGTAAGCTTTTGTTTGAAGGTTTTTGCTCCTTTAGTTAAGGTACTTCGTCTTGTTGATGGGGACAAAAAACCATCTATGGGTTTTTTGTATGGTGAATTAGTTAGAGCAAGAGATGAGATTAAAGCGGTATTTAAAAATTAA